One Eisenibacter elegans DSM 3317 genomic window, GGATATTCTGGCGCTACAGCGCTAGGTGTTGCTGCCGAGAAGTCCAAACAACTTTATGATGCAAAAATAGCCGCCATACAAGCCAATGGGACTATTCCTTCTATTGAGGGGGCAATAGAATCGAGCTTTGCTACAGACTGGTGGGCTGCCGATATGTACTCGGCCTGGAGTATGTTTATTGGTACTATCCCCGGCTCTATTGGCGAAACCTCTACCTTGGCCTGCTTGATTGGCGCGGCCATCCTCATCATCACTGGCGTAGGAAGCTGGAAAATCATCGTAGGGGGCTTTGCTGGTGCTTATGCGCTTGCCGCAGCATTTTATGCCCTAGCACTCTATACAGATGCGGGCACTGCTTATATGGCGATTCCACCGCATTATCACCTGATTATGGGAGGTTTGGCCTTTGGAATTGTTTTTATGGCTACTGACCCCGTAACAGCTACCCAAACAGAAAAAGGAAAGTGGATCTATGGCTTCTTGATTGGCGCGCTTACCGTACTCATTCGCGTATTTAACCCTGCATATCCCGAAGGAATTATGCTGGCAGTATTGCTGATGAACGTATTTGCCCCCTTGATTGATTACTATATCGTAGGTGCCAACAAAGCCCGCCGCTTGAAGCGCCTCAAACTTAAAGCTGCCTAACCCATGAATAAGAACTCGAATATATAC contains:
- the nqrB gene encoding NADH:ubiquinone reductase (Na(+)-transporting) subunit B, whose amino-acid sequence is MQFIRNILDKQKPLFEKGGKLERWYPAFEAFETFAFVPNHTAPAKGAHVRDAIDLKRMMMTVIIAMVPCLLFGIWNVGYQHYLALGQAASFVDMMIVGAIKVLPLVVISYGVGLGIEFGFAVMKGHSVNEGYLVSGMLIPLIMPVTVPLWQVALATAFAVVIGKEVFGGTGMNILNVAMTARAFLYFAYPVRMAGSTVWTYVPEGATVVNGYSGATALGVAAEKSKQLYDAKIAAIQANGTIPSIEGAIESSFATDWWAADMYSAWSMFIGTIPGSIGETSTLACLIGAAILIITGVGSWKIIVGGFAGAYALAAAFYALALYTDAGTAYMAIPPHYHLIMGGLAFGIVFMATDPVTATQTEKGKWIYGFLIGALTVLIRVFNPAYPEGIMLAVLLMNVFAPLIDYYIVGANKARRLKRLKLKAA